The following are from one region of the Escherichia sp. E4742 genome:
- a CDS encoding DUF1202 family protein, producing the protein MKKQWIVGTALLMLMSGNVWADGEPPTENVLKDQFKKQYHGILKLEAISLKNLDAKGNQATWSAEGDVSSNDDLYTWVGQLTDYELLEQTWTKDQPVKFSAMLTSKGTPASGWTVNFYSFQAAASDSGRAVDDIKTNNKYLIVNSVDFNYRFSQLESALNTQKNSIPALEKDVKELDKQMVAAQKAADAYWGKDANGKQMTREDAFKKIHQQRDEFNKQNDSEAFAVKYDKEVYQPAIAACHKQSEECYEVPIQQKRDFDINEQRRQTFLQSQKLSRKLQDDWITLEKGQYPLTMKVSEINSKKVAILMKIDDINQASDRWKKDTEELRRNGVIK; encoded by the coding sequence GTGAAAAAGCAATGGATTGTAGGCACGGCGCTGCTTATGTTGATGTCTGGTAATGTCTGGGCCGATGGCGAACCGCCAACTGAAAATGTCTTAAAAGATCAATTCAAAAAGCAGTATCACGGCATTCTCAAGCTTGAAGCCATCAGCTTAAAAAATCTTGATGCCAAGGGTAATCAGGCCACCTGGTCAGCGGAGGGCGATGTCTCCTCCAATGACGATCTCTATACCTGGGTCGGTCAGTTGACAGATTATGAACTGCTGGAACAGACCTGGACGAAAGATCAGCCCGTAAAATTTTCGGCGATGTTAACCAGCAAAGGAACGCCCGCGTCTGGCTGGACGGTGAACTTTTACTCTTTTCAGGCGGCAGCCAGCGATAGTGGGCGGGCGGTCGACGATATTAAAACGAATAATAAGTACCTGATTGTGAATAGCGTAGATTTCAATTATCGCTTTAGTCAGCTTGAGTCAGCGTTGAATACGCAGAAGAACTCGATTCCTGCGCTGGAAAAGGATGTAAAAGAGCTTGATAAGCAAATGGTTGCGGCGCAGAAAGCAGCAGATGCATATTGGGGAAAAGATGCAAATGGCAAGCAAATGACTCGCGAAGACGCCTTTAAAAAAATTCACCAACAGCGTGATGAGTTTAATAAACAGAATGATAGCGAGGCGTTCGCGGTTAAATATGACAAAGAGGTTTATCAACCGGCGATTGCGGCATGTCATAAACAGAGTGAAGAGTGTTATGAAGTGCCGATTCAGCAGAAACGGGATTTCGATATCAACGAACAACGGCGACAGACTTTTCTACAATCACAAAAACTCAGCCGTAAATTGCAGGATGACTGGATAACGCTCGAGAAAGGGCAATATCCATTAACGATGAAGGTTTCAGAAATAAACAGTAAAAAAGTCGCGATTTTGATGAAGATCGACGATATCAACCAGGCCAGCGATCGCTGGAAAAAAGACACCGAAGAATTACGGCGCAATGGAGTGATTAAATAA
- the ansB gene encoding L-asparaginase 2, with translation MEFFKKTALAVLVMGFSGAALALPNITILATGGTIAGGGDSATKSNYTAGKVGVENLVNAVPQLKDIANVKGEQVVNIGSQDMNDNVWLTLAKKINTDCDKTDGFVITHGTDTMEETAYFLDLTVKCDKPVVMVGAMRPSTSMSADGPFNLYNAVVTAADKASANRGVLVVMNDTVLDGRDVTKTNTTDVATFKSVNYGPLGYIHNGKIDYQRTPARKHTGDTPFDVSKLNELPKVGIVYNYANASDLPAKALVDAGYDGIVSAGVGNGNLYKTVFDTLATAAKNGTAVVRSSRVPTGATTQDAEVDDAKYGFVASGTLNPQKARVLLQLALTQTKDPQQIQQIFNQY, from the coding sequence ATGGAGTTTTTCAAAAAGACGGCACTTGCCGTACTGGTTATGGGTTTTAGTGGTGCAGCATTGGCATTACCCAATATCACCATTTTAGCGACTGGCGGGACGATTGCCGGTGGTGGTGACTCCGCAACCAAATCTAACTACACAGCGGGTAAAGTTGGCGTAGAAAATCTGGTCAATGCGGTGCCGCAACTGAAGGACATTGCGAACGTTAAAGGCGAGCAGGTCGTTAATATCGGCTCCCAGGACATGAACGATAATGTCTGGCTGACACTGGCGAAAAAAATTAACACCGACTGTGATAAGACTGACGGCTTCGTTATTACCCACGGTACCGACACGATGGAAGAGACTGCTTACTTCCTCGACCTGACGGTGAAATGCGACAAGCCCGTGGTGATGGTTGGCGCAATGCGCCCGTCCACGTCCATGAGCGCAGACGGTCCATTCAACCTGTATAACGCGGTAGTGACCGCAGCTGATAAAGCCTCCGCCAATCGTGGTGTGCTGGTGGTGATGAACGACACCGTGCTTGATGGTCGTGATGTCACCAAAACCAACACCACTGACGTAGCGACCTTTAAGTCTGTTAACTACGGTCCGCTGGGATACATTCACAACGGTAAGATTGACTATCAGCGTACCCCGGCACGTAAGCATACTGGCGACACACCGTTCGATGTCTCTAAGCTGAATGAACTGCCGAAAGTCGGCATTGTTTATAACTACGCTAACGCATCCGATCTTCCGGCTAAAGCCCTGGTAGATGCGGGCTATGATGGCATCGTTAGCGCTGGTGTGGGTAACGGCAACCTGTATAAAACCGTGTTCGACACTCTGGCAACCGCCGCGAAAAACGGCACTGCGGTAGTGCGTTCTTCCCGCGTACCGACGGGCGCTACCACTCAGGATGCCGAAGTGGATGATGCGAAATACGGCTTCGTTGCCTCCGGCACGCTGAACCCGCAAAAAGCGCGCGTCTTGCTGCAACTGGCTCTGACGCAAACCAAAGATCCACAGCAAATCCAGCAGATCTTCAATCAGTACTAA
- a CDS encoding DUF2884 domain-containing protein — translation MMRKMLLAAALSVTAMAAHADYQCSVTPRDDVIVSPQTVQVKGENGNLVITPDGNVMYNGKQYSLNAAQREQAKDYQAELRSTLPWIDEGAKSRVEKARVALDKIIVQEMGESSKMRSRLTKLDAQLKEQMNRIIETRSDGLTFHYKAIDQVRAEGQQLVNQAMGGILQDSINEMGAKAVLKSGGNPLQNVLGSLGGLQSSIQTEWKKQEKDFQQFGKDVCSRVVTLEDSRKALVGNLK, via the coding sequence ATGATGCGCAAAATGCTGCTGGCGGCAGCACTTTCAGTGACGGCAATGGCCGCTCACGCCGACTACCAGTGCAGCGTCACGCCGCGTGACGATGTGATTGTCAGCCCGCAAACCGTGCAGGTGAAGGGCGAAAACGGCAATCTGGTGATCACGCCAGACGGCAACGTGATGTACAACGGCAAACAATATTCTCTGAACGCTGCCCAGCGCGAGCAGGCGAAGGATTATCAGGCCGAACTGCGCAGCACGCTGCCGTGGATTGATGAAGGTGCGAAAAGCCGCGTAGAGAAAGCACGCGTTGCGCTGGATAAAATTATCGTTCAGGAGATGGGCGAAAGCAGCAAAATGCGCAGCCGTCTGACCAAACTGGATGCGCAGCTGAAAGAACAGATGAACCGCATTATCGAAACGCGCAGCGATGGCCTGACGTTCCACTATAAAGCCATTGATCAGGTTCGCGCCGAAGGCCAGCAGTTAGTGAATCAGGCAATGGGTGGTATTTTGCAGGACAGCATTAATGAAATGGGCGCGAAAGCGGTGCTGAAAAGCGGCGGTAACCCGTTACAGAATGTGCTGGGAAGCCTGGGCGGTCTGCAATCCTCAATCCAGACCGAGTGGAAAAAGCAGGAAAAAGATTTCCAGCAATTTGGCAAAGATGTTTGTAGCCGTGTTGTGACTCTGGAAGACAGCCGTAAAGCCCTGGTCGGGAATTTGAAATAA
- a CDS encoding YggL family protein — MAKNRSRRLRKKMHIDEFQELGFSVAWRFPEGTSEEQIDKTVDDFINEVIEPNKLAFDGSGYLAWEGLICMQEIGKCTEEHQAIVRKWLEERKLDEVRTSELFDVWWD, encoded by the coding sequence ATGGCAAAGAACCGTAGCCGTCGTCTGCGTAAAAAAATGCACATCGACGAATTCCAGGAATTAGGATTTTCGGTGGCATGGCGATTCCCGGAAGGTACATCGGAAGAACAGATTGATAAAACCGTTGATGACTTTATTAACGAGGTTATCGAACCGAACAAACTGGCCTTTGACGGCAGCGGTTATCTGGCCTGGGAAGGTCTGATCTGCATGCAGGAAATCGGCAAATGCACCGAAGAACATCAGGCGATTGTGCGTAAGTGGCTGGAAGAGCGCAAACTGGATGAGGTACGCACCAGCGAACTTTTCGACGTTTGGTGGGACTAA
- the trmB gene encoding tRNA (guanosine(46)-N7)-methyltransferase TrmB, with protein MKNDVISPEFDENGRPLRRIRSFVRRQGRLTKGQEHALENYWPVMGVEFSEDMLDFPALFGREAPVTLEIGFGMGASLVAMAKDRPEQDFLGIEVHSPGVGACLASAHEEGLSNLRVMCHDAVEVLHKMIPDNSLRMVQLFFPDPWHKARHNKRRIVQVPFAELVKSKLQLGGVFHMATDWEPYAEHMLEVMSSIDGYKNLSESNDYVPRPASRPVTKFEQRGHRLGHGVWDLMFERVK; from the coding sequence ATGAAAAACGACGTCATCTCACCGGAATTTGATGAAAACGGCCGCCCGCTGCGCCGTATCCGTAGTTTTGTGCGCCGCCAGGGGCGACTGACCAAAGGCCAGGAACATGCGCTGGAAAACTACTGGCCGGTGATGGGCGTTGAGTTCAGCGAAGATATGCTGGATTTCCCTGCGCTTTTTGGCCGTGAAGCGCCGGTGACGCTTGAGATTGGTTTTGGCATGGGGGCGTCGCTGGTGGCAATGGCCAAAGATCGCCCTGAGCAGGACTTCCTCGGCATTGAAGTGCATTCACCGGGCGTAGGTGCGTGCCTGGCTTCCGCGCATGAAGAGGGCTTAAGCAACCTGCGCGTGATGTGTCATGACGCGGTTGAAGTGCTGCATAAAATGATTCCTGACAATTCATTGCGCATGGTGCAGCTCTTTTTCCCTGACCCGTGGCACAAAGCGCGCCATAATAAACGCCGTATCGTTCAGGTGCCGTTTGCCGAACTGGTAAAAAGCAAACTGCAGCTGGGTGGCGTATTCCATATGGCGACCGACTGGGAACCTTATGCGGAACATATGCTCGAGGTGATGTCTTCCATTGACGGTTATAAAAACCTGTCAGAGAGCAATGATTACGTACCGCGTCCGGCATCACGTCCGGTGACGAAATTTGAACAACGTGGTCATCGTCTTGGTCACGGAGTATGGGACTTAATGTTCGAGAGGGTGAAATAA
- the mutY gene encoding A/G-specific adenine glycosylase has product MQASQFSAQVLDWYDKYGRKTLPWQIDKTPYKVWLSEVMLQQTQVATVIPYFERFMARFPTVTDLANAPLDEVLHLWTGLGYYARARNLHKAAQQVATLHGGKFPETFEEVAALPGVGRSTAGAILSLSLGKHFPILDGNVKRVLARCYAVSGWPGKKEVENKLWSLSEQVTPAVGVERFNQAMMDLGAMICTRSKPKCSLCPLQNGCIAAANNSWSLYPGKKPKQTLPERTGYFLLLQHEDEVLLAQRPPSGLWGGLYCFPQFTDEESLRQWLAQRQINADNLTQLTAFRHTFSHFHLDIVPMWLPVSSFTSCMDEGNALWYNLAQPPSVGLAAPVERLLQQLRTGAPV; this is encoded by the coding sequence ATGCAAGCGTCGCAATTTTCAGCCCAGGTTCTGGACTGGTACGATAAATACGGGCGGAAAACGCTGCCCTGGCAAATTGACAAGACGCCCTACAAAGTATGGCTCTCAGAAGTGATGTTGCAACAAACTCAGGTTGCGACCGTAATCCCCTATTTTGAACGCTTTATGGCGCGCTTCCCGACGGTGACCGATCTCGCCAATGCGCCACTGGACGAAGTTCTCCACTTGTGGACCGGGCTTGGCTATTACGCCCGCGCGCGCAATCTGCATAAAGCTGCACAGCAAGTTGCCACCTTACACGGCGGTAAATTCCCGGAAACCTTTGAGGAAGTTGCGGCGTTACCGGGCGTCGGGCGTTCCACTGCGGGCGCGATTCTCTCGCTTTCTCTGGGTAAGCACTTTCCGATTCTCGACGGTAACGTCAAACGCGTGCTGGCGCGCTGCTATGCTGTAAGCGGCTGGCCAGGGAAAAAAGAGGTAGAGAATAAACTATGGAGTTTGAGCGAGCAGGTGACGCCCGCGGTTGGCGTGGAGCGGTTTAATCAGGCGATGATGGATTTGGGCGCGATGATTTGTACGCGTTCGAAGCCGAAATGCTCGCTCTGTCCGCTACAAAACGGATGTATTGCCGCCGCCAACAATAGCTGGTCGCTTTATCCGGGCAAAAAACCGAAACAGACGCTGCCGGAGCGCACCGGCTACTTTTTGCTCTTACAGCACGAAGATGAAGTATTGCTGGCGCAGCGCCCGCCGAGCGGATTGTGGGGCGGTTTATACTGTTTCCCGCAGTTTACCGACGAAGAAAGTTTGCGGCAATGGCTGGCGCAACGGCAGATCAATGCCGACAACCTGACGCAACTGACCGCGTTTCGGCATACCTTCAGCCATTTCCATTTAGATATTGTGCCTATGTGGCTTCCCGTGTCGTCATTCACCAGTTGCATGGATGAAGGCAATGCGCTCTGGTATAACTTAGCGCAACCGCCGTCAGTTGGCCTGGCGGCTCCCGTGGAGCGTTTGTTACAGCAGTTACGCACTGGCGCGCCGGTTTAG
- a CDS encoding oxidative damage protection protein — translation MSRTIFCTFLQREAEGQDFQLYPGELGKRIYNEISKEAWAQWQHKQTMLINEKKLNMMNAEHRKLLEQEMVNFLFEGKEVHIEGYTPEDKK, via the coding sequence ATGAGCAGAACGATTTTTTGTACTTTCCTGCAGCGTGAAGCAGAAGGTCAGGATTTTCAGCTATACCCCGGCGAACTGGGAAAACGCATCTACAACGAGATTTCCAAAGAAGCCTGGGCGCAGTGGCAGCACAAACAAACCATGCTGATTAATGAAAAGAAACTCAACATGATGAATGCCGAGCACCGCAAGCTGCTGGAACAGGAGATGGTTAACTTCCTGTTCGAAGGTAAAGAGGTGCATATCGAGGGCTATACGCCGGAAGATAAAAAATAA
- the mltC gene encoding membrane-bound lytic murein transglycosylase MltC — protein sequence MKKYLALALIAPLLISCSTTKKGDTYNEAWVKDTNGFDILMGQFAHNIENIWGFKEVVIAGPKDYVKYTDQYQTRSHINFDDGTITIETIAGTEPAAHLRRAIIKTLLMGDDPSSVDLYSDVDDITISKEPFLYGQVVDNTGQPIRWEGRASNFADYLLKNRLKSRSNGLRIIYSVTINMVPNHLDKRAHKYLGMVRQASRKYGVDESLILAIMQTESSFNPYAVSRSDALGLMQVVQHTAGKDVFRSQGKSGTPSRSFLFDPASNIDTGTAYLAMLNNVYLGGIDNPTSRRYAVITAYNGGAGSVLRVFSNDKIQAAAIINTMTPGDVYQTLTTRHPSAESRRYLYKVNTAQKSYRRR from the coding sequence ATGAAAAAATATCTCGCGCTGGCTTTGATTGCGCCGTTGCTCATCTCCTGTTCGACGACCAAAAAAGGCGATACCTATAATGAAGCCTGGGTCAAAGATACCAACGGTTTTGATATTCTGATGGGGCAATTTGCCCACAATATTGAGAACATCTGGGGATTCAAAGAGGTGGTGATCGCCGGTCCTAAGGACTACGTGAAATACACCGATCAATATCAGACCCGCAGCCACATCAACTTTGATGACGGCACGATTACTATCGAAACCATCGCCGGGACAGAACCTGCTGCGCATTTGCGCCGGGCAATAATCAAAACATTATTGATGGGCGACGATCCGAGTTCGGTCGATCTCTATTCCGACGTTGATGATATTACGATTTCGAAAGAACCTTTCCTTTACGGTCAGGTGGTGGACAACACCGGGCAGCCGATTCGCTGGGAAGGTCGCGCAAGCAACTTCGCGGATTATCTGCTGAAAAACCGTCTGAAAAGCCGCAGCAACGGGCTGCGTATCATCTACAGCGTCACCATTAACATGGTGCCGAACCACCTTGATAAACGTGCGCACAAATATCTCGGCATGGTCCGCCAGGCATCACGGAAATATGGCGTCGATGAGTCATTGATTCTGGCGATTATGCAGACCGAATCTTCCTTTAACCCGTATGCGGTCAGCCGTTCCGACGCGCTGGGATTAATGCAGGTGGTACAACACACCGCCGGGAAAGATGTGTTCCGTTCGCAGGGGAAATCCGGTACGCCAAGTCGCAGTTTCTTGTTTGATCCTGCCAGCAATATTGATACCGGCACCGCGTATCTGGCGATGCTGAATAATGTTTATCTCGGCGGCATTGATAACCCAACATCGCGGCGTTATGCCGTCATCACCGCCTATAACGGTGGTGCAGGCAGCGTATTACGCGTCTTCTCGAACGATAAAATTCAGGCTGCCGCTATTATAAATACTATGACGCCGGGCGATGTTTATCAGACGCTGACTACCCGCCATCCGTCTGCGGAATCTCGCCGCTATCTTTATAAAGTGAACACGGCGCAAAAATCTTACCGTCGCCGATAA
- the nupG gene encoding nucleoside permease NupG: MNLKLQLKILSFLQFCLWGSWLTTLGSYMFVTLKFDGASIGAVYSSLGIAAVFMPALLGIVADKWLSAKWVYAICHTIGAITLFMAAQVTTPEAMFLVILINSFAYMPTLGLINTISYYRLQNAGLDIVTDFPPIRIWGTIGFIMAMWVVSLSGFELSHMQLYIGAALSAVLVLFTFTLPYIPVAKQQANQSWTTLLGLDAFALFKNKRMAIFFIFSMLLGAELQITNMFGNTFLHSFDKDPMFASSFIVQHASIIMSISQISETLFILTIPFFLSRYGIKNVMMISIVAWILRFALFAYGDPTPFGTVLLVLSMIVYGCAFDFFNISGSVFVEKEVSPAIRASAQGMFLMMTNGFGCILGGIVSGKVVEMYTQNGITDWQTVWLIFAGYSVILAFAFMAMFKYKHVRVPAGTQTVSH; the protein is encoded by the coding sequence ATGAATCTTAAGCTGCAGCTGAAAATCCTCTCTTTTCTGCAGTTCTGCCTGTGGGGAAGTTGGCTGACGACCCTGGGCTCATATATGTTCGTTACCCTGAAGTTCGACGGTGCTTCCATTGGCGCAGTTTATAGTTCTCTGGGTATCGCTGCGGTCTTTATGCCTGCTTTGCTGGGGATTGTGGCCGACAAATGGTTAAGTGCGAAATGGGTTTACGCCATTTGTCACACTATTGGTGCGATCACTCTCTTCATGGCGGCGCAAGTCACCACGCCGGAGGCGATGTTCCTCGTGATATTGATTAACTCGTTTGCCTATATGCCAACGCTTGGGTTAATCAACACGATTTCCTACTATCGCCTGCAAAATGCCGGGCTGGATATTGTGACTGATTTCCCGCCAATCCGTATCTGGGGCACCATCGGCTTTATCATGGCGATGTGGGTGGTAAGCCTGTCTGGCTTTGAATTGAGCCACATGCAGCTGTATATTGGCGCAGCACTCTCCGCCGTTCTGGTGCTGTTTACCTTTACGCTGCCGTATATTCCGGTTGCTAAACAACAAGCTAATCAGAGCTGGACGACGCTGCTCGGCCTCGATGCATTCGCGCTGTTTAAAAACAAGCGTATGGCGATTTTCTTCATCTTCTCGATGCTGCTGGGCGCGGAACTGCAGATTACCAACATGTTCGGTAATACCTTCCTGCACAGCTTCGACAAAGATCCGATGTTCGCCAGCAGCTTTATTGTGCAGCATGCGTCAATCATCATGTCGATTTCGCAGATTTCTGAAACCCTGTTCATTCTGACCATCCCGTTCTTCTTAAGCCGCTACGGCATTAAGAACGTAATGATGATCAGTATCGTGGCGTGGATCCTGCGTTTTGCGCTGTTTGCTTACGGCGACCCGACTCCGTTCGGTACCGTACTGCTGGTTCTGTCGATGATTGTTTACGGCTGTGCGTTCGACTTCTTCAACATCTCTGGTTCGGTGTTTGTCGAAAAAGAAGTTAGCCCGGCGATTCGCGCCAGTGCGCAAGGGATGTTCCTGATGATGACCAACGGCTTCGGCTGTATCCTCGGTGGCATCGTGAGCGGTAAAGTGGTTGAGATGTACACCCAAAACGGCATTACCGACTGGCAGACCGTATGGCTGATTTTCGCAGGTTACTCCGTGATTCTGGCCTTCGCGTTCATGGCGATGTTTAAATACAAACACGTTCGTGTCCCTGCCGGTACACAAACTGTTAGCCACTAA
- the speC gene encoding ornithine decarboxylase, with translation MKSMNIAASSELVSRLSTHRRVVALGDTDFTDVAAVVITAADSRSGILALLKRTGFHLPVFLYSEDAVELPAGVMAIINGNEQQWLELESAACQYEENLLPPFYDTLTQYVEMGNSTFACPGHQHGAFFKKHPAGRHFYDFFGENVFRADMCNADVKLGDLLIHEGSAKDAQKFAAKVFHADKTYFVLNGTSAANKVVTNALLTRGDLVLFDRNNHKSNHHGALIQAGATPVYLEASRNPFGFIGGIDAHCFNEEYLRQQVRDVAPEKAELPRPFRLAIIQLGTYDGTIYNARQVIDTIGHLCDYILFDSAWVGYEQFIPMMADSSPLLLELNENDPGIFVTQSVHKQQAGFSQTSQIHKKDNHIRGQARFCPHKRLNNAFMLHASTSPFYPLFAALDVNAKIHEGESGRRLWAECVEIGIEARKAILARCKMFRPFIPPVVDGKLWQDYPTSVLASDRRFFSFEPGAKWHGFEGYAADQYFVDPCKLLLTTPGIDAETGEYSDFGVPATILAHYLRENGIVPEKCDLNSILFLLTPAESHEKLAQLVAMLVQFEQHIEDDSPLSEVLPSVYNKYPVRYRDYTLRQLCQEMHDLYVSFDVKDLQKAMFRQQSFPSVMMNPQDAHSAYIRGEVELVRIRDAEGRIAAEGALPYPPGVLCVVPGEMWGGAVQRYFLALEEGVNLLPGFSPELQGVYSETDADGMKRLYGYVLK, from the coding sequence ATGAAATCAATGAATATTGCCGCCAGTAGTGAACTGGTATCCCGACTTTCTACTCATCGCCGCGTGGTGGCGTTGGGAGATACTGATTTTACGGACGTCGCGGCAGTCGTCATTACCGCTGCGGATAGTCGTAGCGGCATCCTTGCGTTACTTAAGCGCACCGGTTTTCATCTGCCGGTGTTTTTGTATTCTGAAGATGCGGTTGAATTGCCCGCGGGCGTTATGGCTATCATCAACGGCAATGAGCAGCAGTGGCTGGAGCTGGAATCCGCAGCCTGTCAGTATGAAGAGAATTTGCTACCGCCATTTTATGACACGCTGACCCAGTACGTTGAGATGGGCAATAGCACCTTTGCTTGTCCTGGGCATCAACATGGTGCGTTCTTTAAAAAGCATCCTGCCGGACGCCATTTTTACGATTTCTTTGGTGAGAACGTCTTTCGCGCCGATATGTGTAACGCTGACGTAAAATTGGGCGATCTGCTTATTCATGAAGGTTCCGCAAAGGATGCGCAGAAATTCGCCGCCAAAGTCTTTCATGCCGATAAAACCTATTTTGTGCTGAACGGCACATCGGCAGCGAATAAAGTGGTAACGAATGCGTTGTTAACGCGTGGTGATCTGGTGCTCTTCGACCGTAACAACCATAAGTCGAATCATCACGGTGCGCTGATTCAGGCGGGGGCGACGCCGGTCTATCTGGAAGCCTCACGCAACCCATTCGGTTTTATCGGCGGGATTGATGCGCACTGTTTTAATGAAGAGTATCTGCGCCAGCAAGTTCGCGACGTTGCGCCAGAAAAAGCCGAACTGCCGCGCCCGTTCCGCCTGGCGATTATTCAGTTGGGAACCTATGACGGCACTATCTACAATGCCCGCCAGGTGATCGATACCATTGGGCATCTGTGTGATTACATTCTGTTTGATTCTGCATGGGTCGGTTACGAACAGTTTATCCCGATGATGGCAGATAGCTCGCCGCTGCTGTTAGAACTTAACGAAAACGATCCGGGGATCTTTGTTACCCAGTCGGTGCATAAACAGCAGGCGGGATTCTCACAGACGTCGCAGATCCATAAAAAAGATAACCATATCCGCGGACAGGCGCGTTTTTGCCCGCATAAGCGGTTGAATAATGCCTTTATGCTCCATGCTTCTACCAGCCCGTTCTACCCGCTGTTTGCCGCGCTGGACGTTAACGCCAAAATCCATGAAGGGGAGAGTGGGCGTCGGCTGTGGGCTGAGTGTGTTGAGATAGGGATTGAAGCGCGGAAAGCGATTCTTGCGCGCTGTAAGATGTTCCGCCCGTTTATTCCACCTGTTGTTGATGGCAAATTGTGGCAGGATTATCCGACGTCAGTGTTAGCCAGCGACCGCCGTTTTTTCAGTTTTGAGCCGGGGGCGAAGTGGCACGGCTTTGAAGGATATGCCGCGGATCAGTATTTTGTTGATCCGTGCAAGCTGTTACTTACCACGCCGGGTATCGATGCCGAAACCGGCGAATATAGCGATTTTGGCGTTCCAGCGACGATTCTGGCGCACTATCTGCGTGAGAACGGCATTGTGCCGGAGAAGTGCGATCTCAACTCCATTCTGTTCTTATTAACTCCGGCGGAAAGCCACGAGAAGCTGGCACAGCTGGTAGCGATGCTGGTGCAGTTTGAACAGCATATTGAGGATGACTCGCCGCTGTCTGAAGTGTTGCCGAGCGTTTATAACAAATACCCGGTGCGCTATCGCGACTATACCCTGCGCCAGTTGTGTCAGGAGATGCACGATCTGTATGTCAGTTTCGACGTCAAAGACCTGCAAAAAGCGATGTTCCGCCAGCAGAGTTTCCCATCAGTAATGATGAATCCACAGGATGCGCATAGCGCTTATATTCGTGGTGAAGTGGAGTTGGTGCGCATTCGTGATGCCGAAGGGCGAATTGCGGCGGAAGGCGCGCTGCCGTATCCACCTGGCGTGCTTTGCGTGGTGCCAGGAGAAATGTGGGGCGGAGCGGTCCAGCGTTATTTCCTTGCGCTGGAAGAAGGCGTGAATTTGCTGCCGGGATTTTCGCCGGAGCTACAAGGTGTCTATAGCGAAACCGATGCGGATGGTATGAAACGGTTGTACGGTTATGTGTTGAAGTGA
- a CDS encoding DUF554 domain-containing protein: MVIGPFINASAVLLGGVLGALLSQRLPERIRVSMTSIFGLASLGIGILLVVKCANLPAMVLATLLGALIGEICLLEKGVNTAVAKAQNLFRHSSKKPAHESFIQNFVAIIVLFCASGTGIFGAMNEGMTGDPSILIAKSFLDFFTAMIFACSLGIAVSVISIPLLIIQLTLAWAAALILPLTTPSMMADFSAVGGLLLLATGLRICGIKMFPVVNMLPALLLAMPLSAAWTTWFA; encoded by the coding sequence GTGGTCATCGGCCCTTTTATCAACGCTAGTGCAGTATTACTGGGTGGCGTTCTCGGCGCACTGCTTAGCCAACGTTTACCGGAACGTATCCGCGTCTCAATGACGTCCATTTTTGGCCTGGCATCGCTGGGGATTGGTATTTTACTGGTCGTGAAATGTGCCAACCTTCCGGCGATGGTTTTAGCTACGCTACTCGGGGCATTAATCGGCGAAATTTGTCTGCTGGAGAAAGGAGTCAATACAGCGGTCGCCAAAGCGCAAAATCTGTTTCGTCACTCGAGCAAGAAACCTGCGCATGAATCTTTTATTCAGAATTTTGTCGCGATTATTGTCCTGTTTTGTGCCAGCGGCACCGGGATCTTCGGCGCGATGAATGAAGGGATGACAGGCGATCCGAGTATTTTAATCGCCAAGTCATTTCTTGATTTCTTTACAGCGATGATCTTCGCCTGTTCACTTGGCATTGCGGTATCGGTGATTAGTATTCCATTGCTCATCATCCAGTTAACGCTGGCATGGGCTGCTGCGCTGATATTACCGCTGACCACACCGTCGATGATGGCGGACTTCAGCGCCGTAGGTGGTTTATTGCTGCTGGCAACCGGCTTACGCATTTGCGGCATAAAAATGTTTCCGGTGGTCAACATGCTACCCGCTCTGCTACTGGCAATGCCGCTTTCCGCTGCCTGGACCACCTGGTTTGCCTGA